The Gossypium hirsutum isolate 1008001.06 chromosome D07, Gossypium_hirsutum_v2.1, whole genome shotgun sequence genome includes the window CGGTTCTCGATCCAACTGGCCAGTCTAGACCATTTTAGATAatattgaattttagaatttgtttgatattttaaaatttgttttattttgtaacaccccaaacccgtatccgtcgccaaaacagggttacggaacattaccgaaatatacagatcaaatacagacatttcatattatttaacattcatatcagaaattattcataaagtcttTTATATGAGTCCTCAagacccaaaatatgcattagaaacaagtcaggactaaaccgggtactcagaattttcacaaaatctcaaaatttttccaatgtgcaaaggacacacgcccgtgtggtcaagctgtatggctcacacggccgtgtcccaacccgtgtccatacacgtgtaactctctgaatttggtcacacggccaaatcaaacgcccgtgtgctaggccgtgtataagtgcaggggtcacatggccaatgccaagccacacacccatgtgctaggccgtgtgtcacacacgactaggacacacgcccatgtctctgcccgtgtggataaaataaggccatttctaagtcatatttctcacccaatttgtcttccacctacatcaaTACTTTAAtacattcaccaaccaattcaagacattataACCAAGCCAAAATTaagtcttatgcatgacatattatcacatatgttcaAGTGTTCAAACTTACCAAATACACATATGTGCATATAggcatattttaccaaatttatacTATCTTAAAACCAATATTCAACATGCCTATATGATTTTCCATCATTCATCCATTTCCAAACACACATCATCATACTAAGGCCACTatttacataccaaaacataccaattacaagccataccaatggctaatttCAACCAAACACACATACATACCATTCTTGACCatttttagcctatacatgctattataacctaaaatttaattttactatttatatcgAAACGacctgatggatagtgtgagatatCTCCAACGAGCCTCCAACCCAACGAGCCtccaaattactataaaacagaggaaaataaTACAGAGTAAGCATAtttacttagtaagttcgtataacgggaaattaacttaccaatcatttacatttaaattaagcatgcaaaattcatccaataaaatttggcaatttgcctaaacacataaatcctcaagaaacatgttagccatgtattacatgtaatcataaaaaaaacaaagatgagctcatcatgtaacaattttcatatacataagctttccacatcatatatccatataacatgtacacttcataataattcatctcatGTTCAGATTATTCCATGTCGGAACTTTGCCTGTTGAATTTTAttagaaatatcgatggatacacaggtagtacacttgaagtgtattATTCTATATATTTCATCAATTCATGTATCATCCGACAAATTCATATATGGGAATGCTTATTAGATCACATAATCAGGAagccctctctcgagccatataacgggaagctcatgtgagccatgtaacgagaAGCTTATCTAGACTGTATAActggaagctcataagagccatatttagaaagctcatgcgagccaataacgggtagctccgaagagaCATTAAcaggaagctccggatagccatatatcgggaagtttaAGCGAGCCATATCGGaaagctccggagagccattaatcaggaagctcacaaagagcctttaattgggaagctcacgaagagccatatatcaggaCACTCATAAGAGCTGCAGTGTTCCCACAACACATACAGGATCACAaccgaagagctattaacaggaagctcacaagaaccatataacgggaagctcgtgaGGGTCATATATCgagatgctcatgagagctaataaagggatgctctttcgagctatggtgtgtctgcaacatatgcaggaccacaaccaattcgggaatcctgtatccatcaaatttcatttatcCAAACATGACTTAATACTCATCAGACATTATCGGATATGTTATAAATTTTCGTGCATGTCAGTTacacaattcaattcacatacacaacattcaattcaaaaatataaatatacaatttagttacacgaacttacctcgacaatgttcatGAACTTGTATGCTACCAATCTGTTACTttttctttacctcgatctagctccgtatttggtctatccggatctatacaagtaaatttagatcaatttaatacaattcatattccattcaattcaattcacatcttaggaaaaattaccatttagcccctatacttttaaataatgacaattttgtccctaggctcggaaaatgaaattcatgcaatttaatccttattccaagcctagccaatttttactTATAACATTTAAaacccatgtatttcacaaaatttagaatttttccatgaatttttcatctttacaatttagtccctaaatcacaatttcataaaaattcactttacaaaagttgtttatctatcaacaacctttcattttctaccataaatttcataattcatgcatattaatccatggaaaaactttaatactttgataactttacaaattaatccccgagatagctagattaagttattacgatctctgaattataaaaattactaaaaacgggacaagaattcatacctaattgagccaaaACAACTTGCTTGAGCTCAACACCCAAAAACTAGGGTTTCTATGTCTTTTAATTGGGAAAGATGGTATAAAATGATTATAttggatatttattttatttttcatctttttatttatttactttctaatttcatccttttatttatttgattttccatggatgaatcatcatacttatctactaactcctcttaaaattccataactatttgatccttttagctactagaattgaacttttggattttatgcaatttggtcctttccatctaattaaacatgtaattagtaaaattttcttaacaaaattttcatacgaattCCTATCATAcaatagaccataaaataatattaaaaaaatccttTTGGGCTCggatttgttgtcccgaaaccactattccaattcattgaaaatgggttgttacatatttttttgaattttaaagtgtttattatattattatatttttattttaaaaatatttttaaaaacttttatgttttatttaaaatatgaaaaaaatagttttataatttttttatgtaattttaaaggGTAATGACCAAATTCATAAAAAAGAATTGTAGATGTTGAAagctaaaaaagttattttacctTTGACTCCGTTAACTTTAATGATAAAATTTGAGGgactaagatttttaaataaaaaaattatagaaactctgaaaattaaaatatagagacAAACACAGGGAAATGATTTCTCAAATCATGTTggacttgaaatttaaataatattattttaatttttatacatctAAACCAAATGTCATAAAATCTTATTGAGAAATTATTgccaaaaatgtataaaaaagtatttataaaattaaactatatgTTATCAATTCttattgaagtaaaaaaattctaattaaaaatataaaaaagccaAATTTTACCTAATTCTACCctcaactaaattaaaaattttgaacctAGTTCGAATTATGGAATTGTTATTGCCGGAAGGGTTTTACCTAAATATCATCCTTGTACAAACAAAATTAGTTTCAAAttgtaaaatagaaaaaaaaaacagatgtaattatatcaaataataataataataattgataagtgataaaagtaacatgttttaatctcattcttaatgcgtttttgggtgattattcgatgttaatggtgaattttatgctcctaatcctttaaattcatgtttttatatttaggagagcatttgagagTAAAATAAGCAAAAACTAGCGAAAATCGAAAAATCTAAGTAACGTACAAGAGTCACATGGCTTGACCCCTTCCACACGGGctaccacacagccatgtggcaaGTTGTGTCGATTTCGCGAATTGGCACTCTGAACTGCAGGAAAAcacgatttttaggtttttcaggcATTCTAataatatatgacaaaaataagaagataggaaaGAGCCGtcataaaatatttaagaaaacaactcgaaaaacaccattaaaaCCGATTCTAAAGCAAATTTCCGCCAAGATTGAAGACTCCCatttgatttcttaggagattatcatgagtttttttatttctctCGATTATACTGTGttttggatatttttattttcaaacatgaactaattttctaaatacctagagagatgaaccctatgatgaatattatctattgatttttattttacgcaataaatacttagatcttgttctcaatcatgtgtgtttaattcttggtttgatatttctagataattcattcatgtttgatgtgcttaaatcataggaggaatagactctgtttaaaagtagatcttgcataatttagagatttctacggatcaagttgCTAAGTAAAGATATTACGTAATATAGATTGATATTGACATAtaaaatctaggtgaattctttcttgggtattattTCGTTTCTTGGTTGTTAATTGCTTATTTGCTTGTTTTGTTATTTGTCGTTgtgttcattagttaattaatttagttaattttagttttcaatcAATCACTAgaatttatcggttaaataatagaaagacggtaattactagtatttttagtcttcgtgggaacaatatctttactcaccgtagctatatTAATTGATTAATAGGCGCACTtgccttaatcaaatttttaattaatttcaaacgcATCAATAATAATAACTATCCACCTTGAAAcccttttaagaaaaaaaaaacccctatAAGCCAAATAGAAATCGAATATCAAATTTTTTTACCATCCCTATGTTAACACATAATTGGATACTAGTATTGCTTAATGTTTGATCAGTTCATAGGTTCGATTAGtccaattaatttgattaaagaattattaaaaattaaaaataaaaaaccctatTCGACCGATTTGTATTGAAACCGATTCAAAACCCTTTTTCGAACTAGTATCTCGATTGACTCTCGATCTaaccaaccaatccaattcaattcaaacatcctTGGTATTGATATGATACTCCAAATACTTAAAagatcttttttaaaattaaaaaattgcatATCCATATGAATAAGGGAGAGGAGAACAATGTGATCCAAAAGCTAGTAGCTAGGGCTTAATTATATGTCTCACAGACAACTTCATCAATCATTCAgtttgatttttgaattttaatgtgAAAAAGAAAACTAGCAAATTTGTAATGCCTTTAAGGGCAGGACTATCACAAGAGGGCAAAAGAAAAAGTAACCTCAACATAGAATGTGCTCGGCATAATACACAAGATGCTTCGGTTGCAAACCATGTTCCATTTCATTGGAACTCAcaagtttagggttttttctttttccGACAGCCAACACGATCGAATACATggataaacaaaaagaaaaagggttcTTCGACGTGTTTATGAGACTGCTTATTTCGTTGCATCGAAAAAACTCAtctattgaaacatgaaaatcaaAAGGCAATCAAATATTTATTCCCAGGGACTTCTTGAGCTTCTCAACTTCCAAATATACTGTTGAGTATGGAAGGAACTCCGAGAAATGTTCTTTGCTCAGGTCATTGATTGCTACCGCGAGTTTAGGGATTTCTAAGGTTTCTTCATGGGTTAGAGCTCGAACAAACCTAGCTGGATTACCTGCCCAAAGTTCACCGGTTGGGATTCTCCTGCCTGGAGGTACTACAGAACCAGCTTCAAGGATTGAGTGTGTTTCCACCAAGGAACCTTCCATGAGAATAGAATGCTGTCCGATAATGCACTCCGGTTCAATTGTGCATGACCTCAAGAGACTGTATGCACCAATTGTCACGAACCTCTCGATTGAAGTCTCGGCTGGAAGTCCTGTAATATAGAAAATGTTTCgatttaaatagtcataattCAGAAATGGTATTCACATGATGAAGCGATTGAGGAATAGAAATTGACTAGATCATAGAAATGACACATGGACAGAATAAAGTTCTCAATAAAGCAATTGCATATGTGATTCATTTTTACATCATACATTCACAGCATAAACAATTGAAAATATCTCCAGTTACACACGACAAGTATTACTTGCAGTCAAGCATATGCATGCAGGATCCAAGAGCcacattataatataataacaaaagagaAGCTACCGATAAACATGACTCAAGAATGAACCAGTTCTTAACAGTCAAGTGAACTCATTGTTCCAAAAACAAGAGGCATTTTCAGAAAGACATGTGATAGAAATAGCAAGGAGCAATTTGCAACAGGCTTTTCATCATCAGCACGTAAACCTTATTATAGTAGAACACCCTTTGGAAAATGTGGGTGAGAAAAATCTCACTAAAGCTATTATCAAAGAGAAAAACCACTATGTCTTCACTTCTACAGCTGCTATGCGTAACATATATAGACACTAAATTGTGAACGAAAGACGATATGATAGCTCCTGGACCTCTATCTATCTACTAGAGGAGGCaatagaaatgaaaatttcatcaaacaagATTGTTTAGGGGGTTAAGGGGTTCATAAgacaaatatttctttttttgggGGCCACATAtaagatcatgttttaagtatcCCAGAGTGAAAACATGTAAGCTTAAGTCTGCACAATGGAACAAGGCAAAAGAACTGTGTTAATGGCTAATACTGATTACAACTTGGCATCAAAATTTACATTCTTAGCAACTATGAGAGCTACATTAAAGACGGATTTTTTACCCTTTTCATATGATGTTTGATCCTTGAGTTCTGGGTATTTTAACAATCAAATGCCGAAGATAATAGATTATCCTTAAAGATATTATCCAATGGATCAGCATGTAGACCTCAGAATAAGAGTGTGACAATAATGAAGCTAATTATGGATATAAAGCTCAAAATGATACCTAAATACGTATTGTTTTGCATCTAAATTGTGAGgctcataaataaaataaaaataaaaactaaaagatTGTTTCCTTCATTGAATAAATTAGCTAGTTTCGTATTAAATGGACATCAAGAGCTCCTAAGAAGCTTTTCAGCTCCACTGAACACATTCGAACATAATGCACAAGTCTCAATCAGTTAAAGCTTCGACTAATTTAGCTCAGTCCACAGTAAATTAACACCAAAATCAAATCTAATTTCAAgctaaattttgattataaacaGATACTCAGAAACCCTAAATAAAATTCGGGGTAACAATTTTAAGCTGCATTGAACACattcaaacataataatcaaTTATAGCGTTGACCGTTTTAGCTcattcgaaagaaaaaaaaactgaaatcaagaattttaattataaacaagtaaaaaaactcagaaaccctaaatttatttaaaagaaacatcaggaaaaagaaatgaaaagaggaTTACCGGTAGGTGAGGACCAAGCGGCGTGAATGACGCAGCGTTCCTGGACATTAGAGCAGAATCCAACGGTGATCTTGTTGAGATCGCCACGTAGGACGCAGCCGTTCCACACCGACGCTCCGTCGTAGACGGTTACTTGACCGGCCAAGACGACATTAGGTGCCACATAAGCGTCGACGGCGACCTTAGGGACCCACTGTCCGAGAGGGATTATCTTCCTTTGGCCCCTGTAGTCCCACTTGACTCGATCCGACGACGGCGAGATCGTTTTCGCCGACTCCGTGGCGAAACAACGGGATGAGATTACGTGACGGTGAGCGGAGAAAGCAGAGGCCGCGGCCTTCCTGGAGATGCGAGCTGCTATGGATGTCGCCATTAGTGGTGGCAAACTGGCAATGGAGTGAAGGAACACAAGGGATTTAGAGCTTCAACACGAGTGAAGAAAtggagagaaaagagaaaaatggtaAAGGTGAAAAGGCCCAAATTGCCAATCGAATATTTTTAGTGGGTTTCCTGATTAGCCCAATCTTATCATACCTGAACTTGGCTTCAAAGTTCAATTTGATACTCTCTTTTTTTGTCACATTAGGTATCTTAATTTGGCCTCAAGGTATAATTTGGcacctaaaatatttttatttcaattaggCACCTAAGCTTGGCTTATTAGTTCAAATTGATACATGAACTTGACTTCATAGTTCAAATTGGTTCAACTAAATCATTTACCATAAATACTAATTTGGACCAAAAAATTAAATTCAGATACCAATTTGAACCAATAAGTCaagttcaagtacctaattgaagcaaaaaaaaaaaaactttagatgCGAAATTGAACCTTAATATACCAAAATGTATATTTACTGAATAAGTAGTGTTACTAGTTTTGTGTCCTTCAAACTTTAGTTTTAGCTTGTTTGAGAGTGAAGTTTagtataaatttatgttttgtttaCTTAGAACATAGCATGGTTTAGCTATGCATTTTGATTTGGTTTTTAGCATTTAAATAAATCTGATGTAattgtcgattgagttttagtttgattGGTATCGACATTGTTGCTAGTGCAGGAGaatgtgggttcgagtgcgttgaagcgcattatcctcctatttaagggttagggagaaactatgagtagttctaggcatGGTACAAAAAGGGCATATATGATAAAAACCTATAATTAACAATTTGTCTAGTACAACTATTAATCTAAATCATGATCGACTCCTTTGTAAATAAGATCTTAAATTTGCCAATTTCTTCTCCAAGTCATTCGATTGAATAATAATCTCATTAATCTCATCTCTAATGCCTCTCATTTGTTgttcaacaaaattaaatcaaaagtcATATTGTTAAAAAGTGAAAAACTGCTTTTTTTAATTGCGGATGAAGTGTAACAAGAGAAGCATTCAGAGTTTCTTAACAAAATTAAACAGACTATTCTCATCTCTAAAGCTCATACTATAAATATCTCTTAAGCTAAAAATTGACCCAAAAACACTATTTTCAGAAATTCTTAAAagtgtcttctttttttttcaaaatcactttTAAGAATATTATTAAACTAAGCCTTAAACTCTTAACAAAATTCGATTAGCTTAAACAAGATTTACATGTTATGAGacttaaaatcataataaattttagagaaaatacTCAAACCAAAGATGTAAAAATTCCTATGAAATGCAATTTGATTATGGATGATTTCCACCTatcaatttacaattcaaatatATGTACATATCAATAGATAAAACAGAAGTCAAACTAAAGCAACAACAATACGATCAATGACAAAAAAAGAAACACAACAAAAAGAAGGcattaaaaatattccaaaaGGGTTAAAAACTGCTATTAGTCCCTATCTTTTATAAAAATgactttaatttga containing:
- the LOC107944889 gene encoding gamma carbonic anhydrase-like 1, mitochondrial, yielding MATSIAARISRKAAASAFSAHRHVISSRCFATESAKTISPSSDRVKWDYRGQRKIIPLGQWVPKVAVDAYVAPNVVLAGQVTVYDGASVWNGCVLRGDLNKITVGFCSNVQERCVIHAAWSSPTGLPAETSIERFVTIGAYSLLRSCTIEPECIIGQHSILMEGSLVETHSILEAGSVVPPGRRIPTGELWAGNPARFVRALTHEETLEIPKLAVAINDLSKEHFSEFLPYSTVYLEVEKLKKSLGINI